The Paraburkholderia sp. ZP32-5 genome includes a window with the following:
- a CDS encoding FMN-binding glutamate synthase family protein, with translation MFSRRYLAMWCAIALFVLCAAFAATHHLSWFWILVPAALVALGLFDLTQQRHAILRNYPLWGHFRFIFEFIRPEIRQYFVEDDTDEKPFSRAQRSIVYQRAKNDVDSRPYGTRIDVKAIAHEWISHSLAPTTLDSHDFRIVVGPDRAQPYSMSIFNVSAMSFGSLSANAIMALNLGAKKGNFAHDTGEGSMSKYHREHGGDIIWEIASGYFGCRNDDGTFNPEKFAKQAAEPQVKMIEVKLSQGAKPGHGGVLPAAKITPEIAETRGVPMGRDCISPATHSEFSTPRELLEFVERLRTLSGGKPTGFKLCIGHPWEFFGIAKAMLDTGILPDFIVVDGAEGGTGAAPLEFTDHVGVPLQEGLLLVHNTLVGIGLRQRIRIGASGKMITAFDIAKTLAIGADWVNAARGFMFAVGCIQAQTCHTGRCPTGVATQDPVRQRALVVPDKADRVFSFHHNTLHALKEIIQAAGLEHPAELRAHHIVRRVSSHEVRLMSDLLKYLEPNDLLNGNYRYTLFEKYWPIAQCDTFSPKAELAAS, from the coding sequence ATGTTTTCTCGACGCTATCTGGCCATGTGGTGTGCAATCGCGCTGTTCGTGCTGTGCGCCGCGTTCGCCGCGACGCATCATCTGTCGTGGTTCTGGATTCTCGTGCCGGCCGCGCTGGTTGCGCTCGGCCTGTTCGACCTGACCCAGCAGCGCCACGCGATCCTACGCAATTACCCGCTGTGGGGGCACTTCCGCTTCATCTTCGAATTCATCCGCCCGGAGATTCGCCAGTACTTCGTCGAGGACGATACCGACGAAAAGCCGTTCTCGCGCGCGCAACGCAGCATCGTCTATCAGCGCGCGAAAAACGACGTGGATAGCCGCCCGTACGGCACGCGGATCGACGTGAAAGCGATCGCGCACGAATGGATCAGCCACTCGCTCGCGCCGACCACGCTCGACAGTCACGACTTCCGCATCGTCGTCGGCCCGGACCGCGCGCAGCCGTATTCGATGTCGATCTTCAACGTGTCGGCGATGAGCTTCGGCTCGCTGTCGGCAAACGCGATCATGGCGCTGAACCTCGGCGCGAAGAAAGGCAACTTCGCGCACGACACCGGCGAAGGCTCGATGTCGAAATATCACCGCGAGCACGGCGGCGACATCATCTGGGAAATCGCGTCGGGCTACTTCGGCTGCCGCAACGACGACGGCACCTTCAACCCGGAGAAATTCGCGAAGCAGGCCGCCGAGCCGCAAGTGAAGATGATCGAGGTGAAGCTGTCGCAAGGCGCGAAGCCCGGCCACGGCGGCGTGCTGCCGGCGGCGAAGATCACGCCGGAAATCGCCGAGACGCGCGGCGTGCCGATGGGTCGCGACTGCATTTCGCCCGCGACGCACTCCGAATTCTCGACGCCGCGTGAGCTGCTCGAATTCGTCGAACGGCTGCGCACGCTGTCGGGCGGCAAGCCGACCGGCTTCAAGCTGTGTATCGGCCATCCGTGGGAATTCTTCGGCATCGCGAAGGCAATGCTCGATACCGGCATCCTGCCGGACTTCATCGTCGTCGACGGCGCCGAGGGCGGCACGGGCGCGGCGCCGCTCGAATTCACCGATCACGTCGGCGTGCCGTTGCAGGAAGGGCTGCTGCTCGTGCACAACACGCTGGTCGGCATCGGCCTGCGGCAGCGCATTCGCATCGGCGCGAGCGGCAAGATGATCACCGCGTTCGATATCGCGAAGACGCTCGCGATCGGCGCGGACTGGGTCAACGCGGCGCGCGGCTTCATGTTCGCGGTCGGCTGCATTCAGGCGCAGACCTGCCACACCGGCCGCTGCCCGACCGGTGTCGCGACACAAGACCCGGTGCGCCAACGTGCGCTCGTGGTGCCCGACAAGGCCGATCGCGTGTTCAGCTTCCATCACAACACGCTGCATGCGCTGAAGGAAATCATCCAGGCCGCGGGGCTCGAGCATCCGGCGGAACTGCGCGCGCATCACATCGTGCGGCGCGTGTCGTCGCATGAGGTGCGGCTGATGTCGGATCTGCTGAAGTATCTCGAACCGAACGATCTGCTCAACGGCAACTATCGCTATACGCTGTTCGAGAAGTACTGGCCGATTGCGCAATGCGATACGTTTTCGCCGAAGGCGGAGTTGGCGGCGAGCTGA
- the mnmA gene encoding tRNA 2-thiouridine(34) synthase MnmA — protein sequence MSKRKVVVGMSGGVDSSVTAWLLKEQGYDVVGLFMKNWEDDDDSEYCSTRQDWIDVVSVADLIGIDVEAVNFAAEYKDRVFAEFLREYSAGRTPNPDVLCNAEIKFKAFLDHAMSLGAETIATGHYARVRENNGRFELLKALDHTKDQSYFLHRLNQAQLSKTLFPLGEIPKTKVREIAEQIGLPNAKKKDSTGICFIGERPFRDFLNRYLPTKPGPMKTTDGKTVGEHIGLAFYTFGQRKGIGLGGSKDGSGDPWFVAGKDIPSNSLYVAQGHEHPWLLSHTLSAGNTSWVAGEPPAEGFACGAKTRYRQADASCTFNAATAGEGLFELTFDAAQWAVTPGQSAVLYDGDVCLGGGIIEHAMTGQPMELPQDQPQKQSRSQRRKLAHKPAHKQLQKQPQDQSQGEPHTARQKASLLGTR from the coding sequence ATGAGCAAGCGCAAAGTCGTAGTAGGCATGTCGGGCGGCGTCGATTCGTCGGTCACCGCGTGGCTGCTGAAGGAACAGGGCTACGACGTGGTCGGCCTGTTCATGAAGAACTGGGAAGACGACGACGACAGCGAATACTGCTCGACGCGGCAGGACTGGATCGACGTGGTGTCGGTGGCGGACCTGATCGGCATCGACGTCGAAGCGGTCAACTTCGCGGCCGAGTACAAGGACCGCGTGTTCGCCGAATTTCTGCGCGAATATTCGGCCGGCCGCACGCCGAACCCGGACGTGCTGTGCAACGCCGAAATCAAGTTCAAGGCCTTCCTCGATCACGCGATGTCGCTCGGCGCGGAAACCATCGCGACCGGCCACTATGCGCGCGTGCGTGAGAACAACGGCCGCTTCGAGCTGCTGAAGGCACTCGACCACACGAAGGACCAGTCGTACTTCCTGCATCGGCTGAACCAGGCGCAGTTGTCGAAGACGCTGTTTCCGCTCGGCGAGATTCCGAAGACGAAAGTACGCGAGATCGCCGAACAGATCGGCTTGCCGAACGCGAAGAAGAAAGATTCGACCGGCATCTGCTTCATCGGCGAACGGCCGTTTCGCGACTTCCTGAACCGTTATCTGCCGACCAAACCCGGCCCGATGAAGACCACCGACGGCAAGACGGTCGGCGAGCACATCGGCCTCGCGTTCTACACATTCGGCCAGCGCAAGGGCATCGGCCTCGGCGGCAGCAAGGACGGCAGCGGCGACCCGTGGTTCGTGGCCGGCAAGGACATCCCGTCGAACTCGCTGTACGTCGCGCAGGGGCATGAGCATCCGTGGCTGCTGAGCCATACGTTGTCGGCGGGCAATACGAGCTGGGTCGCGGGCGAGCCGCCGGCAGAAGGCTTCGCGTGCGGCGCGAAGACGCGCTACCGGCAGGCGGATGCGAGCTGCACGTTCAATGCGGCGACGGCCGGCGAGGGTCTGTTCGAGCTGACTTTCGACGCCGCGCAATGGGCCGTGACGCCGGGACAATCGGCGGTGCTGTATGACGGCGATGTGTGCCTCGGCGGCGGCATCATCGAGCATGCGATGACCGGGCAGCCGATGGAGTTGCCGCAGGATCAGCCGCAAAAGCAGTCGCGGAGCCAGCGGCGCAAACTGGCGCACAAGCCCGCGCATAAGCAACTGCAAAAGCAGCCGCAAGATCAATCGCAAGGCGAACCGCACACCGCGCGGCAGAAAGCCTCCCTGCTGGGCACGCGCTAA
- a CDS encoding NUDIX hydrolase has protein sequence MKPETWLPHVTVAAIVERDGRFLLVEEHTAAGLRLNQPAGHLEAGETLLQAVIRETLEETAHPFVPEALVGMYMTHFERPEREGVTYLRFTYCGAGGTADPTQALDADIVRTLWMSADELRACPERHRTPLVMQCVDDYLAGRRFPLDFVHTHSVAPKR, from the coding sequence ATGAAACCGGAAACCTGGCTGCCGCACGTCACCGTCGCGGCGATCGTCGAGCGTGACGGGCGCTTCCTGCTGGTCGAGGAACATACCGCCGCCGGCTTGCGCCTGAATCAGCCCGCCGGCCATCTGGAAGCGGGCGAAACGCTGCTGCAAGCGGTGATCCGCGAAACGCTCGAAGAAACCGCCCATCCATTCGTGCCCGAGGCGCTCGTCGGCATGTATATGACCCACTTCGAGCGGCCGGAGCGGGAAGGCGTCACGTATCTGCGCTTCACCTATTGCGGCGCGGGCGGCACAGCGGATCCTACGCAGGCGCTCGATGCCGACATCGTCCGCACGCTGTGGATGAGCGCCGACGAACTGCGCGCGTGCCCCGAGCGGCATCGCACGCCGCTCGTCATGCAGTGCGTCGACGATTACCTGGCAGGCCGGCGTTTCCCGCTCGACTTCGTGCACACGCACTCGGTCGCGCCCAAACGATAA
- a CDS encoding Re/Si-specific NAD(P)(+) transhydrogenase subunit alpha, with product MHIGVPAETRAHETRVAATPETVKKYVAQGHRVTLQSGAGAGASFPDDAYTAVGAEIVDAATAFGAELVLKVQSPTDAELPLLKRGATLVGMLDPFNADNAQKLATAGVTAFALEAAPRTTRAQSLDVLSSQANIAGYKAVLLAATLYPRFMPMLMTAAGTVKAARVLILGAGVAGLQAIATAKRLGAVIEASDVRPAVKEQIESLGAKFLDVPYETDEERDAAQGVGGYARPMPPSWLARQAAFVHERAKQADVVITTALIPGRPAPTLISVDTVQAMKPGSVLVDLAAGRGAGVDGSEGRRGGNCPLTETDQVVVRYGVQIVGYTNLAAMVPADASSLYARNLLDFLKLIVTKEGTLNIDLADDIVAATLLARDGQVTRKA from the coding sequence ATGCACATCGGAGTGCCAGCCGAGACGCGCGCGCATGAAACCCGCGTTGCCGCGACGCCGGAAACGGTCAAGAAGTACGTCGCCCAGGGTCATCGGGTCACGCTGCAAAGCGGCGCCGGTGCCGGCGCGAGCTTTCCCGATGACGCCTATACGGCGGTCGGCGCGGAAATCGTCGATGCCGCGACCGCCTTCGGCGCCGAACTCGTCCTCAAAGTCCAGTCCCCCACCGATGCCGAACTGCCGCTGCTGAAGCGCGGCGCGACGCTCGTCGGCATGCTCGATCCGTTCAACGCCGATAACGCGCAAAAGCTCGCCACGGCGGGCGTCACCGCGTTCGCGCTCGAAGCCGCGCCGCGCACCACGCGCGCGCAGAGTCTCGACGTGCTGTCGTCGCAGGCGAACATTGCCGGCTATAAGGCAGTGCTGCTCGCGGCGACGCTCTATCCGCGTTTCATGCCGATGCTGATGACCGCGGCCGGCACCGTGAAGGCCGCGCGCGTGCTGATTCTCGGCGCGGGCGTCGCCGGCTTGCAGGCGATCGCGACCGCGAAGCGCCTGGGCGCGGTGATCGAAGCATCCGACGTGCGTCCGGCGGTGAAGGAGCAGATCGAATCCCTTGGCGCGAAATTTCTCGACGTCCCCTACGAAACCGATGAAGAACGCGACGCCGCGCAAGGCGTCGGCGGCTACGCGCGGCCGATGCCGCCGTCGTGGCTCGCGCGCCAGGCCGCGTTCGTGCACGAACGCGCGAAGCAGGCCGACGTCGTGATCACGACCGCGCTGATTCCGGGCCGTCCCGCGCCGACGCTGATTTCGGTGGACACCGTGCAGGCGATGAAGCCCGGCTCGGTGCTCGTCGATCTCGCGGCCGGACGTGGCGCCGGTGTGGACGGCAGCGAAGGCCGGCGCGGCGGCAACTGTCCGCTGACCGAGACGGACCAGGTGGTGGTGCGCTATGGCGTGCAGATCGTCGGTTATACGAATCTGGCCGCGATGGTGCCCGCCGATGCTTCGTCGCTATACGCGCGCAACCTGCTCGACTTCCTGAAGCTGATCGTCACGAAGGAAGGCACGCTGAACATCGATCTCGCGGACGACATCGTCGCGGCCACGCTGCTGGCCCGCGACGGTCAGGTCACGCGCAAAGCTTGA
- a CDS encoding NAD(P) transhydrogenase subunit alpha, whose protein sequence is MEVINHTVINLIIFVLAIYVGYHVVWNVTPALHTPLMAVTNAISAIVIVGAMLAAGLTVGGAGKFFGTIAVALAAVNVFGGFLVTRRMLEMFKKKEPKKLEGKPIAAGKEGAQ, encoded by the coding sequence ATGGAAGTCATCAATCACACCGTGATCAATCTGATCATCTTCGTGCTGGCGATCTACGTCGGCTATCACGTGGTCTGGAACGTCACGCCCGCGCTGCATACGCCGCTGATGGCGGTGACCAATGCGATCTCGGCGATCGTGATCGTCGGCGCGATGCTCGCGGCGGGGCTCACCGTCGGCGGCGCGGGCAAGTTCTTCGGCACGATCGCGGTCGCGCTTGCCGCTGTCAACGTGTTCGGCGGCTTTCTCGTCACGCGGCGAATGCTGGAGATGTTCAAGAAGAAAGAGCCGAAGAAACTGGAAGGCAAACCCATCGCAGCCGGCAAGGAGGGCGCGCAATGA
- a CDS encoding NAD(P)(+) transhydrogenase (Re/Si-specific) subunit beta, which produces MSLNVVTLLYLVASVCFIQALKGLSNPKTARVGNTFGMVGMAIAILTTLALISKQAAVLGSNLGLGLGLLLFGLVVGGAIGAFVAARVEMTKMPELVAAMHSLIGLAAVCIAYAVVSEPAAFGLVDPDVPIEGFLPYGNRIELFIGTFVGAITFSGSVIAFGKLSGKYKFRLFQGAPVVYAGQHLINLMLALAMIGFGILFFLTQSWLPFIIMTIIAFVLGVLIIIPIGGADMPVVVSMLNSYSGWAAAGIGFSLNNPMLIIAGSLVGSSGAILSYIMCRAMNRSFFNVILGGFGNEAGAVAGGTAEQRPVKSGSADDASFMLGNAETVVIVPGYGLAVARAQHALKELTDKLVEKGIEVKYAIHPVAGRMPGHMNVLLAEAEVPYDMVYEMEDINGEFGQVDVVLVLGANDVVNPAAKNDPKSPIAGMPIIEAYKARTVIVNKRSMAAGYAGLDNDLFYMDKTMMVFGDAKKVIEDMVKAVE; this is translated from the coding sequence ATGAGCCTGAACGTCGTCACGCTGCTTTATCTGGTTGCGTCGGTGTGCTTCATCCAGGCGCTCAAGGGGCTGTCGAATCCGAAGACCGCGCGCGTCGGCAACACCTTCGGCATGGTCGGGATGGCGATCGCGATTCTGACGACCCTCGCGCTGATCTCGAAGCAGGCCGCCGTGCTCGGTTCCAACCTCGGCCTGGGGCTCGGCTTGCTGCTGTTCGGGCTGGTGGTCGGCGGCGCGATCGGCGCGTTCGTCGCCGCGCGCGTCGAGATGACCAAGATGCCCGAACTCGTCGCGGCAATGCACTCGCTGATCGGTCTCGCCGCAGTGTGCATCGCGTATGCGGTCGTGTCGGAGCCGGCCGCATTCGGGCTCGTCGATCCCGATGTGCCGATCGAGGGCTTCCTGCCGTACGGCAATCGCATCGAGCTGTTCATCGGCACGTTTGTCGGCGCGATTACGTTCTCCGGGTCGGTGATCGCGTTTGGCAAGCTGTCCGGCAAGTACAAGTTCCGGCTGTTTCAGGGCGCGCCGGTCGTCTACGCCGGCCAGCATCTGATCAACCTGATGCTCGCGCTCGCGATGATCGGCTTCGGCATCCTGTTCTTTCTGACGCAGTCGTGGCTGCCGTTCATCATCATGACGATCATCGCGTTCGTGCTCGGCGTGCTGATCATCATTCCGATCGGCGGCGCCGATATGCCGGTCGTCGTGTCGATGCTGAACTCGTACTCGGGCTGGGCGGCGGCGGGCATCGGCTTCTCGCTGAACAATCCGATGCTGATCATCGCGGGCTCGCTGGTGGGCTCGTCGGGCGCGATCCTGTCGTACATCATGTGCCGCGCGATGAACCGTTCGTTCTTCAACGTGATTCTCGGCGGCTTCGGCAACGAGGCGGGCGCGGTGGCGGGTGGCACGGCCGAACAGCGTCCGGTGAAATCCGGTTCGGCGGATGACGCATCGTTTATGCTCGGCAACGCGGAAACCGTGGTGATCGTGCCGGGCTACGGTCTGGCCGTCGCGCGCGCGCAGCACGCGTTGAAGGAGTTGACCGACAAGCTCGTCGAGAAGGGCATCGAAGTGAAGTACGCGATTCACCCAGTGGCCGGACGGATGCCGGGCCATATGAACGTGCTGCTCGCCGAGGCCGAAGTGCCGTACGACATGGTCTACGAGATGGAGGACATCAACGGCGAGTTCGGTCAGGTCGACGTGGTGCTGGTGCTCGGCGCGAACGACGTAGTGAATCCGGCCGCGAAGAACGATCCGAAATCGCCGATCGCGGGGATGCCGATCATCGAGGCGTACAAGGCGCGCACGGTGATCGTCAACAAGCGTTCGATGGCGGCGGGCTACGCCGGGCTCGACAACGATCTGTTCTATATGGACAAGACGATGATGGTGTTCGGCGACGCGAAGAAGGTGATCGAGGATATGGTGAAGGCGGTGGAGTAA
- a CDS encoding helix-turn-helix transcriptional regulator: MRRYHRGTVPLLLYPTPTMTRRADRLFQIAELLRGRRLTTAQQLAEWLNVSLRTVYRDVRDLQLSGVPIEGEAGIGYRLSRSASLPPLTFTADELAALAAGARMLESWGGAGFASGARGALAKIASAMPADKRATLERLAIFAPSFHIKGDFSAQLDTLHRAIDARQVVRFAYTDANSAATERRVWPLALAYWGARWTLGAWCELRADFRNFGLEKIRDLAVLEAYPDQEGRRLADLLRHVNAKPSEARRNSGEKTAG, encoded by the coding sequence ATGCGGCGCTATCATCGCGGGACCGTCCCCCTCCTCCTCTACCCGACGCCCACGATGACGCGCCGCGCCGACCGCCTGTTCCAGATCGCCGAATTGCTGCGCGGCCGGCGTCTGACCACCGCGCAGCAACTTGCCGAATGGCTGAACGTATCGTTGCGCACGGTCTATCGCGACGTGCGCGATCTGCAATTGTCGGGGGTCCCGATCGAAGGCGAAGCAGGCATCGGCTACCGGCTGTCGCGCTCGGCGAGCCTGCCGCCGCTCACCTTCACCGCCGACGAACTCGCCGCGCTCGCGGCCGGCGCGCGGATGCTCGAATCATGGGGCGGCGCCGGTTTTGCGAGCGGTGCGCGCGGCGCGCTCGCGAAGATCGCCTCCGCGATGCCCGCCGACAAGCGCGCGACGCTCGAACGGCTCGCGATCTTCGCGCCGTCGTTTCATATCAAAGGGGATTTTTCGGCGCAGCTCGACACGCTGCATCGCGCGATCGACGCGCGTCAGGTGGTGCGCTTCGCCTATACCGATGCGAACAGCGCCGCTACCGAGCGGCGCGTCTGGCCGCTCGCGCTCGCGTACTGGGGCGCGCGCTGGACGCTCGGCGCATGGTGTGAATTGCGCGCCGATTTCCGCAATTTCGGGCTCGAAAAAATCCGCGATCTCGCCGTGCTGGAAGCGTATCCGGATCAGGAAGGCAGGCGGCTCGCGGATCTGCTACGGCATGTGAACGCGAAGCCGAGCGAGGCACGGAGAAACAGCGGCGAGAAAACTGCTGGCTAG
- a CDS encoding VOC family protein produces the protein MSALPKVVAWFEIPSVDFDRAVRFYEAALDTELKRNEFGGQPIAVFNYEEPATGGAIVHSPSMTPADDGVIVYLNAQPTVDAALARIEQAGGKTDGPVIKLPEDIGYIAFFTDTEGNRLGLHSLTNG, from the coding sequence ATGTCCGCATTGCCCAAAGTCGTTGCCTGGTTCGAAATTCCGTCCGTCGATTTCGATCGCGCGGTGCGCTTCTACGAAGCCGCGCTCGATACCGAACTGAAACGTAACGAGTTCGGCGGCCAGCCGATCGCCGTGTTCAACTACGAGGAGCCGGCTACCGGCGGCGCGATCGTCCATAGCCCGTCGATGACACCCGCCGACGACGGCGTGATTGTCTATCTGAACGCGCAGCCCACGGTCGATGCCGCGCTCGCGCGCATCGAACAGGCGGGCGGCAAGACCGATGGTCCGGTCATCAAGCTGCCGGAGGACATCGGCTATATCGCATTCTTCACCGATACCGAAGGCAACCGCCTCGGCCTGCATTCGCTGACCAACGGCTAG